One segment of Metallosphaera cuprina Ar-4 DNA contains the following:
- a CDS encoding DUF373 family protein — translation MKTAIIYIDIDDDLSRVGITTPVIGEKQAKEAIESSSRFLAQDSDFNTMVSAFNTFLNMKEKGEDVEIVFVAGSQRGGLDAQMTLSKQVDEVIRSVKPDQAILVYDSPEDAKAIPLIESRLKIVGIERIIVEQHRGVEETYILLGKYIKKLATERRYSRLFLGVPGIILLSSSLLAIGGLTAFVLPTILLVIGGAMLVRGFGVDDAIERWWENSTIMVIVSILSTISIIIAIINGYLDATMYKTFDLTSVSSVILVILPYLTFSIIILYSGKLLSRAISRDIKVWHDLLKIIASILIYFILSSFLKNVQNGAYIIQIQSFYLLLLSSFLLIVTYFALSTIEKYRLKS, via the coding sequence ATGAAGACGGCGATAATCTACATTGATATTGATGACGACCTTAGTAGAGTAGGTATAACTACGCCTGTAATTGGGGAGAAACAAGCCAAGGAGGCAATTGAGAGCTCTTCCAGATTTTTAGCTCAAGATTCTGATTTTAACACTATGGTATCTGCATTTAACACGTTCTTAAATATGAAAGAGAAGGGTGAAGACGTAGAGATAGTTTTCGTAGCCGGTTCGCAGAGAGGCGGCCTAGACGCTCAGATGACTCTATCTAAGCAAGTGGACGAAGTTATAAGATCGGTTAAGCCTGACCAAGCTATACTGGTATATGACAGTCCCGAGGACGCTAAAGCCATACCTCTAATAGAGAGTAGACTAAAGATAGTAGGCATTGAACGAATTATTGTAGAACAACACAGAGGGGTAGAAGAGACTTACATCCTCCTGGGTAAATATATTAAAAAGCTGGCTACAGAAAGGAGATATTCTAGATTATTTTTAGGTGTTCCTGGAATAATATTACTCAGTTCTAGTCTGTTAGCAATCGGAGGACTAACGGCCTTCGTTTTGCCTACCATTTTACTAGTTATTGGTGGGGCGATGCTAGTGAGAGGATTTGGAGTAGATGACGCCATAGAAAGGTGGTGGGAGAACTCAACCATAATGGTAATAGTATCTATCCTTTCTACCATTTCTATCATTATAGCAATAATAAATGGATATCTCGATGCTACTATGTACAAGACTTTCGATCTAACTTCAGTTTCATCCGTTATTCTTGTAATCTTACCTTACCTAACGTTCTCTATTATAATCCTCTACTCTGGGAAGTTGCTCTCAAGGGCTATATCCAGGGACATAAAGGTGTGGCACGATCTACTCAAGATAATAGCGTCTATTTTAATATATTTCATTTTATCTTCCTTTTTAAAAAACGTACAAAATGGAGCGTACATAATTCAGATACAGTCGTTTTACTTACTTCTGCTCTCTTCGTTTTTACTAATCGTTACTTACTTTGCACTTTCTACAATAGAAAAATATAGATTGAAATCTTAA
- a CDS encoding DUF61 family protein: MFDKIFELGLKDVLDSMPAEYVSLKEALDGKLEISLNNGLKHKFDPDEIKTLSDLIPLYLWSMVRIPFIIIKLQSPGEYSLNGSEWDRKALSYVLNSSEKVISVGQIETLLRKFKSLIFITLGYDSISGVDEKEGI; the protein is encoded by the coding sequence TTGTTCGATAAGATATTTGAATTAGGGCTTAAGGACGTCCTCGACTCTATGCCAGCCGAATATGTATCCCTTAAGGAAGCCCTAGATGGTAAACTTGAGATCTCTTTAAATAACGGATTGAAACATAAGTTCGATCCAGATGAAATAAAGACGCTCTCAGATTTGATACCTCTATATCTTTGGTCTATGGTTAGGATCCCATTCATTATAATCAAGCTTCAGTCTCCTGGAGAATATTCGTTAAATGGATCAGAATGGGATAGAAAGGCGCTCTCATACGTTTTGAACTCGTCAGAAAAAGTAATTTCAGTGGGGCAGATAGAGACTCTTTTAAGGAAATTTAAATCATTAATATTTATTACCCTTGGTTATGATAGTATTTCCGGAGTAGACGAAAAGGAAGGTATCTAA
- a CDS encoding tRNA (guanine(10)-N(2))-dimethyltransferase, whose amino-acid sequence MRLTEITEGKAKILIPDPVEFSREGKFDPAWSPVFYNPRMVFNRDVSVLAVSVISPSSVLDAMAATGIRGIRFVLEGGVNGEVIFNDKNPVAIELISKNIELNRITNYKIMRADANSIMHQLKVDYTDLDPFGSPAPFLFAALSSLRRKGVLGVTATDLSALEGKSITACNRKYGASGKRLNYSKEAGLRVLLAKIAREAAVQEKGILPLISFYKDYYYRLFVKTVDGAKRADKALEQIGMLYECQNCGFSFMDKECQVKCPMCGGEVNAYGPAWIGKLNSIDFLNRMKERLDKAPQINNPNSVKRLLDSLISENGMGPYYRIDVLASKLKVNMPPTHRLIDCLEDGTRTHFDERGIKTSKSFDQLIECMKNLA is encoded by the coding sequence ATGAGATTGACAGAGATAACTGAAGGTAAGGCAAAGATTCTAATTCCAGATCCGGTGGAGTTCTCAAGGGAAGGGAAATTTGATCCTGCGTGGTCGCCTGTATTTTATAACCCTAGGATGGTCTTTAATAGAGACGTTAGCGTATTAGCAGTTTCTGTTATATCTCCATCAAGCGTTCTCGATGCAATGGCAGCTACAGGAATAAGAGGGATAAGGTTCGTACTAGAGGGTGGTGTAAATGGAGAGGTAATATTTAACGATAAGAATCCTGTAGCAATAGAACTAATATCTAAGAACATAGAATTAAACAGAATAACCAATTATAAAATAATGAGAGCAGACGCCAACTCTATTATGCACCAGCTTAAAGTTGATTATACAGACCTAGACCCTTTCGGATCTCCTGCTCCCTTCTTATTCGCGGCGTTATCCTCATTGAGGAGGAAGGGCGTATTAGGCGTTACAGCTACCGACTTGTCTGCATTAGAGGGAAAATCAATTACAGCGTGTAATAGAAAGTACGGTGCGTCTGGGAAGAGGCTTAACTACTCTAAGGAAGCGGGTTTAAGAGTGTTGTTAGCCAAGATAGCTAGAGAGGCTGCAGTACAGGAGAAGGGTATCTTACCTCTAATTTCTTTCTATAAGGATTACTATTATAGACTATTTGTAAAAACTGTTGATGGAGCTAAGCGAGCTGATAAGGCATTAGAGCAGATAGGTATGTTATACGAATGTCAAAATTGTGGGTTCTCCTTTATGGATAAGGAATGTCAAGTTAAATGCCCTATGTGTGGAGGCGAAGTCAACGCATATGGACCAGCCTGGATTGGTAAGCTGAACAGTATTGATTTCCTAAATCGTATGAAAGAAAGACTAGATAAGGCTCCTCAAATTAACAACCCTAACTCTGTAAAGAGACTATTAGATAGCCTGATCTCAGAAAACGGAATGGGTCCCTATTACAGGATCGACGTGTTAGCATCTAAGCTTAAGGTGAACATGCCGCCTACCCACAGGTTAATAGATTGTCTAGAAGACGGAACGCGAACGCATTTCGACGAAAGGGGTATCAAGACTTCAAAAAGCTTTGATCAACTGATAGAATGTATGAAAAACCTCGCCTAA
- a CDS encoding TATA-box-binding protein yields MSIENIVATVTLEQTLDLYAMERSVPNVEYDPDQFPGLIFRLESPKVTSLIFKSGKMVVTGAKSTEELIKAVKRIIKSLRRYGIRIGGKPKIQIQNIVASANMHVHVNLDKAAFLLENNMYEPEQFPGLIFRMDDPRVVLLIFSSGKMVITGAKREDEVYKAVKKIFDKLEELDCIKPVEEEEELEI; encoded by the coding sequence ATAAGCATTGAGAACATAGTAGCTACAGTAACTTTAGAGCAAACGTTAGATCTTTATGCTATGGAGAGAAGCGTACCAAACGTTGAGTACGATCCTGATCAGTTTCCGGGTTTGATATTTAGACTCGAAAGTCCAAAAGTGACATCGTTAATCTTTAAATCAGGTAAGATGGTAGTGACTGGCGCTAAGAGCACAGAGGAGTTAATAAAGGCTGTAAAGAGGATCATAAAAAGCTTAAGAAGATATGGAATAAGGATAGGCGGGAAACCTAAGATACAGATCCAGAACATAGTTGCGTCCGCTAACATGCACGTTCATGTCAACCTTGATAAAGCTGCGTTCCTCCTCGAGAATAACATGTACGAGCCCGAGCAGTTTCCTGGTCTCATATTTAGAATGGATGATCCTAGAGTAGTTCTCCTAATATTCAGTAGCGGGAAAATGGTAATAACGGGTGCAAAAAGGGAGGACGAAGTGTATAAGGCTGTGAAAAAGATATTCGATAAATTGGAAGAACTAGATTGCATAAAACCCGTTGAGGAGGAAGAGGAATTAGAAATTTAA
- a CDS encoding hypothetical protein (functions along with aFIB and aL7a; guides 2'-O-methylation of ribose to specific sites in RNAs), producing the protein MKIYLAEHAIGSFAFDESGNLVDYVLNPKELGKVVDTIINVEKGEPMPSTLELIQKLNPTEIVIESETESARMQSLGIKVTSKPHHVGAKALRTSLVDLAVKSKFVESPGDLYSFLYQVSLEYTRRKLRKAAQKRDLLAIQAIRAIDDIDKTINLFSERLREWYSIHFPEVDKLIEDHEQYARIVYNLGYRDSITYEALEHLGINEQRAKKLVDAAKKSIGADISEADINSIRDLANTILALYKLRSSLYDYLDSIMREVSPNVTELVGPTLGARLLSLAGSLEELSKMPASTIQVLGAEKALFRALKSGSRPPKHGIIFQFPAIHVSPRWQRGKIARALAAKLAIASRIDAYSGRFVGTQLVEQVNKRIEEIKTKYAQPPPKKPQPARSEGKPEKREHKKGKKGKRR; encoded by the coding sequence ATGAAAATTTATTTGGCAGAGCACGCTATTGGATCGTTCGCGTTCGACGAATCCGGTAACCTAGTAGATTACGTTCTGAATCCAAAAGAGCTTGGTAAAGTAGTTGATACTATCATAAACGTCGAGAAGGGCGAACCTATGCCTTCGACGTTAGAGTTGATTCAGAAACTTAATCCGACTGAAATAGTTATAGAAAGTGAGACGGAAAGCGCTAGGATGCAAAGCCTCGGCATTAAAGTTACGTCTAAACCTCATCACGTGGGGGCTAAGGCTTTAAGGACCTCTCTGGTAGATCTTGCTGTAAAGAGCAAGTTCGTTGAGAGTCCGGGCGATCTGTACAGCTTCCTTTATCAGGTTTCTTTGGAGTACACAAGGAGGAAATTAAGGAAAGCTGCACAAAAGAGAGACTTGCTGGCAATTCAAGCCATTAGAGCTATAGATGATATAGACAAGACAATAAACTTGTTCTCCGAGAGGCTTAGAGAATGGTACAGCATACATTTCCCTGAAGTGGATAAGCTAATTGAGGATCACGAACAGTACGCTAGGATAGTGTATAACCTAGGCTATAGGGACAGTATAACGTATGAGGCCCTTGAACATTTAGGTATAAACGAGCAGAGGGCCAAGAAGCTGGTCGACGCAGCTAAGAAGAGCATAGGGGCTGATATCTCAGAGGCCGATATAAATTCCATAAGGGACTTAGCTAACACGATATTAGCACTGTACAAGCTCAGGTCATCTCTCTATGACTACCTCGACTCCATTATGAGGGAGGTCTCGCCTAACGTTACAGAGTTAGTAGGGCCTACCCTAGGCGCGAGGTTATTAAGTTTGGCAGGGAGTTTAGAGGAGCTCTCCAAGATGCCCGCTAGCACGATCCAGGTATTAGGAGCAGAAAAGGCGCTCTTTAGGGCACTGAAAAGCGGTAGCAGACCCCCAAAACACGGCATAATATTTCAGTTTCCAGCCATTCACGTATCCCCCAGGTGGCAAAGAGGGAAGATAGCTAGGGCATTGGCTGCTAAGTTGGCTATAGCCTCAAGGATAGACGCATATAGCGGCAGATTCGTTGGAACACAACTGGTAGAACAGGTCAATAAGAGGATCGAGGAGATCAAAACTAAATACGCTCAACCTCCTCCTAAAAAGCCTCAGCCCGCCAGGAGCGAGGGCAAGCCGGAGAAACGAGAACATAAAAAGGGGAAAAAAGGAAAAAGAAGGTGA
- a CDS encoding DUF5622 domain-containing protein codes for MGLKHKKYVYVEIDKGRYAKLKVFNNKDENSADRYLVENKAFVKASRKVKILKLDDLPLEVKEKIREIFGK; via the coding sequence ATGGGTCTGAAGCATAAAAAATATGTTTATGTAGAGATAGATAAAGGCCGTTATGCTAAATTGAAGGTCTTCAATAACAAGGATGAGAACTCTGCTGACAGGTACCTAGTTGAGAACAAGGCCTTTGTTAAGGCTAGTAGGAAAGTCAAGATCTTAAAGCTAGACGACCTTCCTCTGGAAGTAAAGGAAAAGATAAGAGAGATTTTCGGAAAATAA
- a CDS encoding winged helix-turn-helix domain-containing protein — protein MESKISIEKEELIHKKILESGEEGISQQELARKMGLSTRELATIVKKLIDKKMIAKKAIKENGKSVIKLYAIKTVQESYIYINLNSIDQIPCFTCKLLFKCDNGAHVNPSSCTKLSSWILSIV, from the coding sequence TTGGAATCAAAAATTTCTATAGAAAAAGAAGAACTGATTCACAAGAAAATACTAGAGAGCGGAGAAGAAGGGATATCACAACAGGAATTAGCAAGGAAGATGGGATTATCTACAAGAGAGTTAGCTACGATAGTAAAGAAGCTTATTGATAAGAAGATGATAGCAAAGAAGGCTATAAAAGAAAACGGAAAGAGCGTAATAAAATTATATGCCATAAAGACAGTCCAGGAAAGTTACATATACATTAATCTAAATAGCATAGATCAAATACCTTGCTTCACATGTAAATTGCTGTTCAAGTGCGACAATGGAGCTCACGTCAATCCCAGTTCTTGTACAAAATTATCTTCTTGGATTTTATCTATAGTATAA
- a CDS encoding 30S ribosomal protein S30e, whose amino-acid sequence MPSHGSLTKAGKVRGQTPKIQAKERHKEVPRVRNRTEYEKRVLKQTAQRPQRAPRRM is encoded by the coding sequence ATGCCATCTCACGGTTCGTTAACAAAGGCTGGTAAAGTGAGGGGACAGACCCCTAAGATACAAGCTAAAGAGAGACATAAGGAAGTTCCCAGAGTTAGGAACAGAACAGAGTATGAGAAAAGAGTTCTTAAGCAAACCGCTCAGAGGCCACAAAGGGCACCCAGAAGAATGTAA
- a CDS encoding helix-turn-helix domain-containing protein → MIPDIFGDVLSVLNREGVSYTIVDYPEKNRKSIDIIAKNKQRRFLIKISVERTSKDETKDLRNFSAVVGDIPILVTEDTEEDIAIGKDNVVGLSVEGLAKAIRGERIYIYRTRGGIFIKIRSDVLRRKRTEMNYSMGDLSKLLGVTRKTIYDYENGESDVSIEVAEKLIDLFGEEVIGDVCENMIPKLEVDENQRSETISARIAKNLTEAGFASTSIKFAPVDVVASKKSKKVLITVEPKSQELLEKKLREALKVATELESELLVVARTSSTAKRIEKDGFKIFTSETIDSLSNEIDRDN, encoded by the coding sequence ATGATACCTGATATATTTGGGGACGTATTAAGCGTATTGAATAGAGAGGGAGTTAGTTATACTATAGTAGACTATCCGGAGAAAAATAGAAAATCTATAGATATAATAGCTAAAAATAAACAGAGACGTTTCCTCATAAAGATAAGCGTGGAAAGGACCTCCAAGGACGAGACTAAGGACTTGAGGAACTTCTCTGCGGTGGTCGGTGATATACCCATCCTTGTTACTGAAGATACTGAAGAGGACATAGCAATAGGAAAGGATAACGTAGTAGGCCTATCAGTAGAAGGGCTTGCAAAGGCTATCAGAGGAGAAAGGATTTACATATATAGGACAAGAGGAGGTATCTTCATAAAGATCAGGTCCGATGTACTTAGGAGGAAGAGGACTGAGATGAATTACAGTATGGGCGATCTATCAAAGCTTCTAGGTGTTACAAGGAAAACAATTTACGATTACGAGAATGGAGAATCAGACGTTTCCATAGAGGTGGCTGAGAAACTGATAGATCTGTTTGGGGAGGAAGTGATAGGCGATGTGTGCGAAAACATGATACCGAAATTGGAGGTAGATGAAAACCAGCGCTCAGAGACCATAAGCGCTAGGATTGCTAAGAATTTAACAGAAGCAGGATTCGCCTCCACCTCTATTAAGTTCGCACCTGTGGATGTGGTAGCTTCAAAAAAATCTAAGAAAGTCCTCATTACGGTGGAGCCCAAAAGTCAAGAGCTACTTGAGAAGAAACTGAGAGAGGCTCTTAAGGTAGCTACAGAGCTGGAATCTGAGTTACTTGTCGTTGCTAGAACGAGCTCAACTGCTAAAAGGATTGAAAAGGATGGGTTTAAAATTTTTACATCTGAAACAATCGATAGCCTAAGCAATGAGATTGACAGAGATAACTGA
- the gatD gene encoding Glu-tRNA(Gln) amidotransferase subunit GatD, with protein MLEGYRGRALHVLASINADVGDVIELNSDKVHLRGILMPSYSKDDSIVVLKLDNGYNVGFSVDKVKVSLVERSSKKEPEKTESNKPGKVKIISTGGTIVSKVEYETGAVRPALTTEEIIKFVPEIQDITSISANVLFSILSENMNPKFWVKIAESVKRAFEEGSEGVVVAHGTDTMSYTASALAFSLNVLPGPVVLVGSQRSSDRPSSDSGINLVSSVLLANQAPFGEVVVNMHGESSDTYTLAHRGVKVRKMHTSRRDAFQSVNDLPLAKVIWKEKLVKLLRTDYRRKSDHIEMNAKFDERVFLLKFYPGLKPDIVELLLSAGYKGIIVEGTGLGHTSSEFQEAFRKATKEGVFVGMTSQCLFGRVNMNVYQTGRILQQAGVIPLGDMLPEVALVKLMWVLGQTDDLEQITKIMLKNVVGEYNPRHLLDHFPRWKHE; from the coding sequence ATGTTAGAAGGATATCGAGGCAGAGCTCTTCATGTTCTAGCTTCTATAAACGCTGATGTAGGAGACGTGATTGAGTTAAATAGCGATAAAGTTCATCTAAGAGGAATTCTAATGCCTTCTTACTCTAAGGATGACTCGATAGTTGTTCTGAAACTTGATAATGGATATAACGTGGGGTTCTCCGTTGACAAGGTGAAAGTAAGCCTTGTTGAGAGAAGCAGTAAGAAGGAACCTGAAAAAACAGAATCGAATAAGCCAGGTAAAGTGAAAATAATCAGCACCGGAGGAACTATAGTGAGCAAAGTGGAATACGAAACAGGTGCTGTGAGACCTGCCCTAACCACAGAGGAGATTATAAAATTCGTACCAGAGATTCAAGACATAACGTCAATCTCTGCCAACGTTTTATTCAGCATTCTTAGTGAAAATATGAATCCGAAGTTCTGGGTCAAGATAGCCGAATCTGTTAAAAGGGCTTTCGAAGAAGGTAGTGAAGGAGTTGTCGTAGCTCATGGAACGGATACCATGAGCTACACGGCCTCCGCCCTCGCCTTCTCTTTAAATGTCTTACCAGGGCCGGTAGTACTAGTAGGGTCCCAAAGGAGTAGCGACAGACCTAGCAGCGATTCTGGAATAAACCTAGTCTCGTCTGTTCTTTTGGCTAATCAAGCTCCCTTCGGAGAGGTTGTAGTTAACATGCATGGAGAAAGCTCGGACACTTACACGTTAGCCCATAGGGGAGTAAAGGTGAGGAAGATGCATACTAGCAGGAGAGACGCCTTTCAGTCCGTGAACGACTTACCGTTAGCTAAGGTTATTTGGAAGGAAAAATTAGTTAAACTCCTTAGAACAGACTATAGAAGGAAATCAGATCATATTGAGATGAACGCTAAGTTTGACGAGAGAGTGTTCCTTTTAAAGTTCTACCCTGGATTAAAGCCTGACATAGTTGAGTTGCTTCTATCTGCCGGATATAAGGGAATAATAGTTGAAGGAACTGGGCTAGGTCACACCTCATCTGAGTTTCAGGAGGCCTTCAGGAAGGCTACAAAGGAAGGTGTATTTGTAGGAATGACGTCACAGTGTCTCTTCGGGAGAGTCAACATGAACGTCTATCAAACTGGGAGGATATTACAACAAGCAGGCGTTATTCCTTTAGGAGACATGTTACCAGAAGTTGCCCTGGTTAAGCTTATGTGGGTCCTAGGTCAAACCGATGACCTTGAGCAAATAACTAAGATCATGTTGAAAAACGTTGTTGGAGAATATAACCCTAGGCACTTACTAGATCATTTCCCAAGGTGGAAACATGAGTGA
- a CDS encoding fibrillarin-like rRNA/tRNA 2'-O-methyltransferase, which translates to MSELLETVKTTQMENVYECVYVDGTVRLCTKNLAKGFTVYGERTVNYDGIEYREWNAFRSKLAGAILKGLKENPVKKGSKVLYLGAASGTTPSHISDIVEIDGKVYGVEFSPRVVRELILVAQHRPNLFPILADARFPHSFAPLVEDSDVLYVDIAQPDQTDIAIYNARYFLKDGGHLLLAIKARSIDVTKDPSEIFKNEADKLRAEGLDVIQILNLNPYDKDHAMVLAKYKG; encoded by the coding sequence ATGTCAGAATTACTTGAGACTGTTAAAACGACCCAAATGGAAAACGTGTACGAATGCGTTTATGTGGACGGTACGGTAAGGTTGTGTACTAAGAACCTGGCTAAAGGATTCACAGTTTACGGAGAGAGGACGGTTAACTACGACGGTATAGAGTATAGGGAATGGAACGCCTTTAGAAGCAAGTTAGCCGGTGCAATACTAAAGGGTCTAAAGGAGAACCCCGTTAAAAAGGGCTCTAAGGTACTTTACCTGGGTGCAGCATCAGGGACTACCCCTAGTCACATCTCGGATATCGTCGAGATCGATGGAAAAGTATATGGCGTGGAGTTCTCTCCGAGAGTAGTGAGAGAGCTCATATTGGTAGCACAACACAGGCCCAATCTCTTTCCGATATTAGCCGACGCTAGATTTCCACACAGTTTCGCTCCCCTCGTTGAGGACTCGGACGTCCTATACGTTGATATAGCTCAGCCAGATCAGACGGATATAGCTATTTATAACGCTAGGTACTTTCTGAAAGACGGAGGGCATTTACTCTTGGCGATCAAGGCTAGAAGCATAGATGTGACTAAAGATCCATCAGAGATATTCAAGAATGAGGCGGATAAGTTAAGAGCCGAAGGACTCGACGTTATACAGATACTTAACCTAAATCCATACGATAAGGATCACGCTATGGTTTTAGCCAAATACAAGGGCTAG
- a CDS encoding coiled-coil protein, with translation MSNPSAEATEESVYKKISDVRQEINAIREKRYAYIEEIRKLRQKKQEKIERLKAVRLQLKTVFDEYSSRLNELKELKQKKEQIFEVIKEMRKEFEELRNAMKKTQGMNPDLLEKRIKSLEWRIQTSTLTLDEEKKLIQRIADMEKRLNEAKKILKIKEKGNEERAEFLARRIELATIRQKISNLISEITERRKTLKALKDERNKLAKELDELNSQINEKSKEIDELQKQIEAKNKELDELIKKRKSMEQGFTSSRANSIELMEKKKKVAQEKLEKGERLTFEEIYALYGDHRGNNEDGDNLH, from the coding sequence ATGAGCAATCCATCAGCAGAGGCGACAGAAGAAAGCGTATATAAGAAGATCTCTGATGTAAGACAAGAGATTAACGCTATTCGTGAAAAGAGATACGCGTATATTGAAGAGATAAGAAAACTGAGACAGAAAAAACAAGAGAAAATTGAAAGGCTTAAGGCAGTAAGGCTTCAGCTCAAGACCGTCTTTGATGAGTATTCATCTAGACTCAATGAGCTGAAGGAGTTGAAGCAGAAGAAGGAACAGATATTTGAAGTAATAAAGGAAATGAGGAAGGAATTCGAGGAACTCAGAAACGCTATGAAGAAGACTCAAGGAATGAACCCTGATCTGCTCGAAAAGAGGATAAAAAGCCTGGAATGGAGAATACAGACCTCTACGTTAACCCTAGATGAGGAGAAGAAGTTAATTCAAAGGATAGCTGATATGGAGAAGAGACTTAACGAGGCTAAAAAGATCCTGAAAATAAAAGAGAAAGGAAACGAGGAGAGAGCTGAATTCCTGGCAAGGAGAATAGAACTGGCCACTATAAGGCAAAAAATTTCAAATCTTATCTCAGAAATAACAGAGAGAAGGAAGACGCTAAAGGCTTTGAAGGACGAGAGGAACAAGCTAGCAAAGGAATTGGATGAGCTCAACTCTCAGATAAATGAAAAGAGCAAGGAGATAGATGAGTTGCAAAAGCAAATCGAAGCTAAGAATAAGGAATTGGATGAGCTGATAAAGAAGAGGAAATCCATGGAACAAGGTTTCACTTCTTCCAGAGCAAATTCAATCGAGTTGATGGAGAAGAAAAAGAAGGTTGCTCAAGAGAAGCTAGAAAAGGGAGAGAGATTAACATTTGAAGAGATATACGCATTATACGGAGATCACCGGGGTAATAATGAAGACGGCGATAATCTACATTGA